One Apostichopus japonicus isolate 1M-3 chromosome 7, ASM3797524v1, whole genome shotgun sequence genomic region harbors:
- the LOC139969742 gene encoding peptidyl-prolyl cis-trans isomerase FKBP4-like: MSETVEVPPSGDLPAESANMGGDAAPEETFTPHPLAGQGEDISPDKDGGVLKAIKVKGDEAEQDRPAKGDTVYVHYVGTLLTGEQFDSSRDRGEKFTFKLGEGQVIKGWDVGVATMRRGEIAVLTCKPEYAYGSKGQGQIPADSTLVFEVELFDWKGEDVSKDSDGSIIKRTLVVGEGDTAKEDALVEIHLTGSHEGRTFDDRDVKFTIGEGSEHGIVDGVEEGIQKMKKGETAQLKLKSKVAFGKEGNKEYDIPANAPVVYNIQLKELENAKDTWEMSVEEKIAVSEACKEKGSAFYKAGNIKGAMKKWKRIISIFETESGLKDDEKVKSYALQLAANLNMALAYLKLEEYPEAVAVCTTAFEFDANSEKGFFRRGQAYFGKTEYELAKQDFEKVLELSPDNKAAKNQVSICNQKIKQQAEKEKRLYKNMFDTILKENRDKEEEEEQMKREMAENVKNFSIENGGKEQTEEEAAAAAAAEEGAEEVETPTPEVTEGEKVTEEEKVTEGEKKEEGESSV, from the exons ATGAGTGAGACAGTGGAAGTTCCACCTTCTGGAGACCTCCCAGCGGA ATCTGCCAACATGGGTGGAGATGCCGCACCGGAGGAAACCTTCACTCCACATCCTCTGGCCGGTCAAGGCGAAGATATATCACCGGATAAAGATGGCGGAGTCTTGAAGGCCATCAAGGTCAAGGGTGACGAGGCAGAACAAGATCGACCTGCGAAAGGGGACACGGTTTACGTTCACTATGTCGGTACCCTTCTCACCGGCGAGCAGTTTGATTCCAGCCGAGACAGAGGAGAGAAATTTACCTTCAAACTAGGAGAAG GTCAGGTGATAAAAGGTTGGGATGTCGGTGTGGCTACGATGAGAAGAGGAGAGATTGCAGTTCTCACCTGCAAACCAGAGTATGCTTACGGGAGTAAGG GGCAAGGCCAGATACCGGCAGATAGCACCTTGGTATTCGAGGTGGAGCTTTTTGACTGGAAAGGTGAAGATGTCTCTAAAGACAGCGACGGCAGCATCATCAAACGAACCCTCGTAGTCGGAGAAGGAGATACTGCCAAGGAGGACGCTCTCGTTGAAA TACACCTGACCGGCTCACACGAAGGACGGACATTCGACGACAGAGATGTGAAATTTACTATCGGAGAAG GATCTGAACACGGCATTGTGGATGGTGTGGAGGAAGGTATTCAGAAGATGAAGAAAGGAGAGACGGCACAACTCAAACTGAAATCAAAAGTCGCCTTTGGCAAGGAGGGGAACAAAGAATATGACATTCCTGCAAATGCACCTGTCGTGTACAATATTCAACTCAAAGAACTTGAAAAT GCTAAAGATACTTGGGAGATGAGCGTTGAGGAGAAGATAGCAGTAAGCGAAGCATGCAAGGAGAAAGGCTCTGCTTTCTACAAG GCCGGAAATATCAAGGGAGCAATGAAGAAGTGGAAGAGAATCATCTCTATCTTTGAAACCGAGAGTGGGCTGAAAGACGATGAAAAAGTCAAGTCGTACGCGCTTCAACTGGCCGCGAACCTCAACATGGCTCTGGCTTACCTCAAACTGGAGGAATACCCAGAAGCCGTGGCCGTCTGCACCACG GCTTTCGAATTTGACGCCAACAGCGAGAAAGGCTTCTTTCGACGCGGACAGGCATACTTTGGCAAAACCGAGTACGAGCTCGCCAAACAGGACTTTGAGAAAGTACTGGAGTTATCTCCAGATAATAAAGCGGCAAAGAACCAAGTATCGATCTGTAATCAAAAGATCAAACAGCAAGCCGAGAAGGAGAAACGTCTCTACAAGAACATGTTTGACACCATCTTAAAAGAGAACAGGGATAAG gaagaagaagaggagcAGATGAAGCGAGAAATGGCAGAAAATGTTAAGAACTTTTCGATAGAAAATGGAGGAAAGGAACAAACCGAGGAAGAGGCAGCGGCAGCAGCAGCCGCTGAGGAGGGAGCAGAGGAAGTTGAGACCCCGACCCCGGAGGTCACCGAAGGGGAGAAAGTCACCGAAGAGGAGAAAGTCACCGAAGGGGAGAAAAAGGAAGAGGGGGAATCATCGGTGTGA
- the LOC139969741 gene encoding X-ray repair cross-complementing protein 5-like yields the protein MANWNFGNFGFADGDGDEEDDAETGFSWKTSGRDSIILLVDVTRPMFIKQESGETHFELCMKCAQSVLKNKVISSDRDLVGIVFFGTEKEKNSANFKHIYVLQELEQPCASRILELEGFLQGDSKDFDNKYGHNNSFSLSDALWACSNMFSQSPHNLGSKRVLLFTCNDNPHSNDPALQRQARTKAKDLHEVNVDIELLHLSDQGKEFKFGDFYQDIVFTADDEDDCVLPDASGKLEELMTRVRAKDNKKRTMGKIGFELGDGLQLGIAVYNLIGEQRKPYPTKLYARTNEPLKKNRKTFCEDTGELLMQTDIKKFQMYSGRKIVFEQEEVASMKKFDEPGLKLMGFKPRSALKPYLHVRPAQFIFPDELSVQGSTTLFNALLKKSLSRDVIAICRFIPRRNSAPQFVALLPQEEELDDQNIQLSPPGFHVIFLPFADDIRRLQYPDGPRASAEQVDKAKSFIKKITFPFSSENFENPVLQTHYRTLEALALDQDMPEDIVDHTEPPPIDKRAGAQIQEFMDMVFPDGYVPGAKPPPKRKADKAAGGASKRAAKDNSPVDVEDLAKQGKLAKLTVAVLKEFCQSKGLATGGKKNDLINEIKSFFGL from the exons ATGGCCAACTGGAATTTTGGTAACTTTGGATTTGCTGATGGTGATGGGGATGAAGAAGACGATGCTGAAACTGGATTCTCATGGAAAACTTCAGGAAGAGACAGTATCATCCTTTTGGTTGATGTCACTCGTCCAATGTTTATCAAACAAGAGTCCGGCGAGACTCATTTTGAGCTTTGTATGAAG TGTGCACAGAGTGTGCTGAAGAATAAGGTCATCAGCAGTGATAGAGACCTGGTAGGAATCGTCTTCTTCGGCAcggagaaagaaaagaacagcGCCAACTTCAAACATATCTACGTTCTTCAG GAATTGGAGCAGCCTTGTGCATCCAGAATTCTAGAGTTGGAAGGTTTCCTTCAAG GAGACAGCAAAGACTTTGATAACAAATATGGCCATAACAACTCATTCTCACTGAGTGATGCATTGTGGGCTTGCTCCAACATGTTTTCACAAAG TCCGCACAACCTTGGCAGTAAGAGAGTGCTTCTCTTTACCTGCAACGATAATCCCCATAGCAACGACCCCGCCCTCCAGAGGCAAGCACGTACCAAGGCCAAGGACTTGCACGAGGTCAACGTAGATATTGAGCTTTTACATCTCTCAGACCAGGGGAAAGAATTCAAATTTGGTGACTTCTATCAG GACATAGTCTTCACAGCAGACGATGAAGACGATTGTGTCTTACCGGATGCATCAGGTAAACTTGAAGAGTTGATGACCAGAGTCCGGGCCAAAGATAACAAGAAGAGAACCATGGGCAAAATAGGGTTTGAGCTCGGAGACGGACTCCAGCTGGGAATCGCTGT GTACAACTTAATTGGGGAACAAAGGAAACCGTACCCCACCAAGCTCTATGCTCGCACCAACGAACCTCTGAAGAAGAATCGGAAAACATTCTGTGAA GACACAGGTGAGCTCCTTATGCAAACAGACATCAAGAAATTTCAGATGTACAGTGGCAGGAAGATTGTTTTTGAGCAGGAAGAAGTGGCAAGCATGAAGAAGTTTGATGAGCCTG GATTAAAGTTGATGGGTTTCAAACCCCGCTCGGCTCTCAAACCCTACCTCCATGTGCGTCCAGCTCAGTTCATTTTTCCGGATGAATTGTCTGTCCAAGGCAGTACCACCTTGTTCAACGCCCTCCTCAAGAAGTCTCTCTCCAGGGACGTGATTGCCATCTGTCGATTTATTCCGAGAAGGAACTCCGCGCCCCAGTTCGTGGCCTTGCTACCTCAG GAAGAAGAACTGGATGATCAAAACATCCAGTTGTCTCCTCCTGGGTTTCATGTAATCTTCTTGCCATTTGCTGACGATATTAGACGCCTACAGTACCCAGATGGACCTAGAG CTTCAGCAGAACAGGTTGATAAAGCCAAGTCTTTCATCAAGAAAATAACTTTTCCATTCTCGAGCGAAAACTTTGAAAACCCTGTCCTGCAGACCCACTATCGCACCTTGGAAGCCTTAGCTCTGGACCAAGATATGCCCGAGGACATAGTGGATCACACAG AGCCCCCGCCCATTGATAAGAGAGCTGGGGCACAGATACAAGAGTTTATGGACATGGTGTTTCCTGACGGATACGTCCCTGGGGCTAAACCACCTCCAAAGAGAAAG GCTGACAAAGCCGCAGGAGGTGCCAGCAAACGGGCAGCTAAAGACAATAGCCCTGTTGACGTAGAAGACCTGGCTAAGCAGGGAAAG CTTGCCAAGTTGACTGTTGCAGTTCTGAAGGAGTTTTGTCAGTCAAAGGGGTTAGCAACTGGTGGCAAGAAGAACGACCTTATCAACGAAATCAAGAGTTTCTTCGGATTGTAG